One genomic segment of Alphaproteobacteria bacterium includes these proteins:
- the coaBC gene encoding bifunctional phosphopantothenoylcysteine decarboxylase/phosphopantothenate--cysteine ligase CoaBC, with amino-acid sequence MKPPPRTLSGKRILLIVAGGIAAYKSLDLIRRLRERGSSVRCVLTAAAKEFVTPLSVATLSRDKVYSDLFDLTAENEIGHIRLARDCDLVVVAPATADLIAKMATGLAGDLATTILLATDKPILLAPAMNHVMWAHDATRKNMATLAARKVSSIGPESGELAEGEIGSGRMSEPLDIVAAIERHFSANAPLAGKRALVTSGPTHEAIDPVRYIANRSSGKQGHAIAAALAALGADTILVSGPTNLSAPAGVKLREIESAQQMLAACVDALPADIAVCAAAVADWRPATLGNSKLKKDGGAAPTLALTENPDILATLSKHAQRPGLVVGFAAETDDLIRHATEKRLRKGCDWIVANDVSLGTNVFGGDANTVHVIDKAGVESWERQSKDDVARRLALRIAAHFAKAA; translated from the coding sequence ATGAAACCGCCACCGCGAACCCTGTCGGGCAAGCGCATCCTGCTGATCGTGGCGGGCGGTATCGCCGCGTATAAAAGCCTGGATCTGATCCGGCGCTTGCGCGAGCGAGGGAGCAGCGTGCGCTGCGTGCTGACGGCGGCGGCCAAGGAATTCGTGACACCGCTTAGCGTCGCAACGCTGTCGCGCGACAAGGTCTATTCCGATCTGTTCGACCTGACGGCCGAGAACGAGATCGGCCATATCCGCTTGGCGCGCGATTGCGATTTGGTCGTCGTCGCCCCGGCGACCGCCGACCTGATCGCCAAAATGGCGACGGGGCTTGCCGGCGACCTCGCCACAACCATATTGCTCGCGACCGATAAACCGATCCTGCTGGCCCCTGCGATGAACCATGTCATGTGGGCGCACGACGCGACGCGCAAGAATATGGCGACGCTCGCCGCGCGCAAAGTTTCGTCGATCGGGCCGGAAAGCGGCGAACTCGCCGAGGGCGAGATCGGGTCGGGCCGCATGAGCGAGCCGCTCGACATCGTCGCGGCGATCGAACGGCACTTCAGCGCGAATGCGCCGCTCGCGGGCAAACGCGCCCTCGTCACCTCGGGCCCGACGCACGAGGCGATCGACCCCGTGCGCTATATCGCCAATCGTTCCTCCGGCAAGCAGGGCCATGCGATCGCGGCGGCCCTCGCCGCGTTGGGGGCCGACACGATTCTGGTCAGCGGCCCCACCAATCTTTCCGCCCCCGCCGGCGTGAAGCTGCGCGAAATCGAAAGCGCGCAACAAATGCTGGCGGCTTGCGTCGACGCGTTGCCCGCCGACATCGCGGTGTGCGCCGCCGCCGTCGCCGATTGGCGGCCCGCGACACTCGGCAATTCCAAACTGAAGAAAGACGGCGGGGCCGCACCCACGCTGGCACTGACCGAGAATCCCGACATTCTGGCGACGTTGTCCAAACACGCGCAGCGCCCCGGTCTGGTCGTCGGCTTCGCGGCCGAGACCGACGATCTGATCCGCCACGCGACGGAAAAGCGCCTGCGCAAAGGCTGCGACTGGATCGTCGCCAACGACGTGTCGCTAGGCACGAACGTGTTCGGCGGCGACGCCAACACCGTGCATGTCATCGACAAGGCCGGTGTGGAATCCTGGGAACGGCAAAGCAAGGACGACGTCGCGCGCCGCTTGGCGCTGCGCATCGCCGCCCATTTCGCCAAAGCCGCGTGA
- the moeB gene encoding molybdopterin-synthase adenylyltransferase MoeB, with protein MPDALDDRAFRRYARHLILDEVGEDGQAKLLASRVLVIGAGGLGSPVALYLAAAGVGHLTLVDDDVVDDTNLQRQIIHTEASIGRAKVESAAETLARLDPHIKVDAKKLRVDAGNIDGLIAGHDLVIDGSDNFDTRYTVHDACYRARVTLVSASLLRFEAQLSTYKAYDGKTACLRCLHPEKPPPDLIPRCEEAGILGAVAGVAGSLQATEALKELLGLGKSLAGNVLIYDALDTNFRRIAVPKDPHCKLCGPTP; from the coding sequence ATGCCGGACGCGCTGGACGACCGCGCGTTCCGGCGCTACGCGCGCCATCTGATCCTCGACGAGGTCGGCGAAGACGGCCAGGCGAAATTGCTGGCGAGCCGCGTGCTCGTCATCGGGGCGGGCGGGCTCGGCTCGCCGGTCGCCCTCTATCTCGCGGCGGCCGGCGTGGGGCATCTCACCCTCGTCGACGACGATGTGGTCGACGACACCAATCTCCAGCGCCAGATCATCCACACCGAGGCTTCGATCGGCCGCGCGAAGGTGGAGAGTGCCGCCGAAACGCTCGCGCGCCTCGACCCGCATATAAAGGTCGACGCCAAAAAGCTGCGCGTCGACGCGGGCAATATCGACGGCCTGATCGCGGGCCATGATCTGGTGATCGACGGATCCGACAATTTCGATACGCGCTATACGGTCCATGACGCGTGCTATCGCGCGCGCGTGACCTTGGTGTCGGCGTCGCTGCTGCGCTTCGAAGCGCAGCTCTCGACGTATAAAGCCTATGACGGCAAAACCGCCTGTCTGCGCTGCCTGCATCCCGAGAAGCCGCCGCCCGACCTTATTCCGCGTTGCGAGGAGGCGGGGATTCTCGGCGCCGTCGCGGGCGTCGCGGGCAGTTTGCAAGCGACGGAAGCCCTGAAGGAATTGCTGGGCCTGGGCAAAAGCCTTGCCGGCAACGTGCTTATTTACGACGCGCTCGACACCAATTTTCGCCGGATCGCCGTGCCCAAAGACCCGCATTGCAAGCTGTGCGGACCGACACCATAA
- a CDS encoding tetraacyldisaccharide 4'-kinase, translating into MKPPSFWRTGGAAATLLAPLGCLYALGGAARLKYGTAFDANVPTICVGNLTLGGAGKTPVVREIASILAASGKRVAILSRGHGGSAQGPLRVDPATHDAASVGDEPLLLASAAPVYVAKDRASAACAALADGADCLLLDDGFQSPALKKTFSIVVVDGGAGLGNGRVFPAGPLREPPAWGIARADAIVMIGADTTGFAARHAGGKKMLHATLEPVSRDLAGAKVFAFAGIGRPEKFFASLRDLGCTLAQTREFADHHPYTRGEIEALLRDAAAAGAKPVTTEKDLVRIPPDLRAAIATLNVRLVPADGAAFAVLLREAAR; encoded by the coding sequence ATGAAACCGCCTAGCTTCTGGCGTACGGGTGGTGCTGCGGCGACGCTGCTGGCGCCGCTCGGCTGTCTTTACGCGCTGGGCGGGGCCGCGCGGCTGAAATACGGCACGGCGTTCGACGCGAACGTGCCGACGATCTGTGTGGGCAATCTGACGCTCGGCGGGGCCGGCAAAACGCCGGTGGTGCGCGAGATCGCGTCGATCCTGGCCGCCAGCGGCAAGCGCGTGGCGATCTTGTCGCGCGGCCATGGCGGTTCGGCGCAAGGCCCGCTCCGCGTCGATCCCGCGACGCATGACGCCGCGAGCGTGGGCGACGAGCCGTTGCTGTTGGCGTCGGCCGCCCCCGTCTATGTCGCCAAAGATCGCGCATCGGCCGCGTGTGCGGCCTTGGCCGACGGCGCCGATTGCCTGTTGCTCGACGACGGCTTCCAAAGCCCGGCGCTGAAGAAGACCTTTTCGATCGTCGTCGTCGATGGCGGGGCGGGGCTCGGCAACGGGCGCGTCTTTCCCGCCGGACCCTTGCGCGAGCCGCCGGCATGGGGGATCGCGCGCGCGGATGCCATTGTGATGATCGGCGCCGATACGACCGGCTTCGCCGCGCGCCATGCGGGCGGCAAGAAAATGCTGCACGCCACGCTCGAACCCGTGTCGCGCGACTTGGCGGGCGCCAAGGTTTTCGCCTTCGCCGGGATCGGAAGGCCGGAAAAATTCTTTGCGAGTTTGCGCGATTTGGGCTGCACGCTTGCGCAAACGCGCGAATTCGCCGATCACCATCCTTATACGCGCGGGGAGATCGAAGCCCTGTTGCGCGACGCCGCCGCCGCGGGGGCGAAGCCCGTGACGACCGAAAAGGATCTCGTGCGCATTCCCCCCGATCTGCGCGCCGCCATCGCGACGTTGAATGTCCGCCTCGTGCCGGCCGACGGCGCCGCCTTCGCCGTTTTGTTGCGCGAGGCCGCGCGATGA
- a CDS encoding enoyl-CoA hydratase, which yields MAYENILVETNGAVGIIRLNRPKALNALCAALITELGQALDAFEADDAIGAIVLTGSEKAFAAGADIKEMASKTYMDVYLTDFITKGWERITVCRKPIIAAVSGFALGGGCEVAMMCDFILAADTAKFGQPEITIGTIPGAGGTQRLTRFVGKSKAMEMCLTGRMMDAAEAERAGLVSRVVPAAELVDEAIKVAAKIAGLSRPIVMMAKEAVNRAYETTLSEGIRFERRTFHATFATEDQKEGMAAFAEKRPPQWKNR from the coding sequence ATGGCTTACGAAAACATTTTGGTCGAAACCAACGGCGCCGTCGGCATCATCCGCCTGAACCGCCCGAAGGCGTTGAACGCGCTCTGCGCGGCGTTGATCACGGAGCTGGGCCAGGCGCTCGACGCGTTCGAGGCCGACGATGCGATCGGTGCGATCGTGCTGACCGGATCGGAGAAAGCCTTCGCCGCCGGTGCGGATATCAAGGAGATGGCGTCCAAGACCTATATGGACGTCTATCTGACCGACTTCATCACAAAGGGTTGGGAGCGCATCACCGTCTGCCGCAAGCCGATTATCGCGGCGGTATCGGGCTTCGCGCTGGGCGGCGGGTGCGAGGTCGCGATGATGTGCGATTTTATCCTCGCCGCCGACACCGCGAAATTCGGCCAGCCGGAAATCACCATCGGCACGATCCCTGGGGCGGGCGGTACGCAGCGCCTGACGCGGTTCGTGGGCAAATCCAAGGCGATGGAAATGTGCCTGACCGGGCGCATGATGGATGCGGCGGAAGCCGAACGCGCGGGGTTGGTCAGCCGCGTCGTCCCGGCCGCCGAGTTGGTCGACGAAGCGATCAAGGTCGCGGCGAAGATCGCCGGCCTGTCGCGGCCGATCGTGATGATGGCCAAAGAAGCGGTCAATCGCGCCTACGAGACGACGCTTTCCGAAGGGATCCGCTTCGAACGGCGGACCTTCCACGCCACCTTCGCGACCGAAGATCAGAAGGAAGGGATGGCCGCGTTCGCCGAGAAGCGTCCGCCGCAGTGGAAAAACCGTTGA
- a CDS encoding peptidylprolyl isomerase translates to MADDLENTLHLDLDWGRVTIKLRPDLAPKHVERVKELAREGFYDGLKFHRVIDGFMAQTGCPDGTGMGGSDKPDLKAEFSKAPFDRGVVGAARSQNPHSANSQFFIMFDEGHFLNGQYTVWGEVIDGMEHVDRIAKGEPPRKPDTIKKFSVAADAK, encoded by the coding sequence ATGGCCGACGATCTCGAAAATACGCTCCATCTCGATCTCGACTGGGGCCGCGTGACGATCAAGCTGCGCCCGGATCTGGCGCCCAAGCATGTCGAGCGCGTGAAGGAACTCGCCCGCGAAGGTTTCTATGACGGGCTCAAATTCCATCGCGTGATCGACGGCTTCATGGCCCAGACCGGCTGCCCCGACGGCACGGGCATGGGCGGGTCGGACAAGCCCGATCTGAAAGCCGAATTCTCGAAGGCGCCGTTCGATCGCGGCGTGGTCGGGGCGGCACGTTCGCAGAACCCGCATTCGGCGAACAGCCAGTTCTTCATCATGTTCGACGAAGGCCATTTCCTGAACGGCCAGTACACGGTGTGGGGCGAAGTGATCGACGGCATGGAGCATGTCGACCGCATCGCCAAGGGCGAGCCGCCGCGCAAGCCCGACACGATCAAGAAGTTCAGCGTCGCGGCCGACGCCAAGTAA
- the ubiE gene encoding bifunctional demethylmenaquinone methyltransferase/2-methoxy-6-polyprenyl-1,4-benzoquinol methylase UbiE produces MTNETTHFGFQEVPVADKAKRVRAVFDSVASRYDLMNDLMSGGVHRLWKRAYVHEAAPRAGEHFLDLAGGTGDIAFALQDAGAEVSVCDINEAMLRQGRARALTRKLDWITGDAMALPFASMSFDAATIAFGLRNVTDPDAALREIRRVLKPGGRFLCLEFSRVAMPVLDKIYDTYSFSVLPQLGQWVAGDAQSYRYLAESIRRFPPQEELVRRMGEAGFSRARYRNLSGGIVAIHAGWRT; encoded by the coding sequence GTGACGAACGAAACGACCCATTTCGGCTTCCAGGAAGTGCCGGTCGCGGACAAGGCCAAGCGCGTGCGCGCGGTCTTCGATTCCGTGGCGAGCCGCTACGACCTGATGAACGATCTGATGAGCGGCGGCGTGCATCGGCTGTGGAAGCGCGCCTATGTCCACGAAGCCGCCCCGCGCGCAGGCGAGCATTTCCTGGATCTCGCCGGCGGGACGGGCGACATCGCCTTCGCGTTGCAGGATGCGGGCGCCGAAGTCTCGGTCTGCGACATCAACGAGGCGATGCTGCGCCAGGGCCGCGCGCGGGCGCTGACCCGCAAGCTCGACTGGATCACCGGCGACGCGATGGCGCTGCCTTTCGCGTCGATGAGCTTCGATGCCGCGACCATCGCCTTCGGCCTGCGCAACGTGACCGATCCGGACGCGGCGTTGCGCGAAATCCGCCGCGTGCTGAAACCGGGCGGGCGTTTCCTGTGCCTGGAATTCAGCCGCGTCGCGATGCCGGTGCTCGACAAAATCTACGACACCTATTCCTTCTCTGTGTTGCCGCAGCTCGGCCAATGGGTCGCGGGCGATGCGCAATCCTATCGCTATCTCGCCGAGAGCATTCGTCGTTTCCCCCCGCAAGAAGAACTTGTGCGCCGCATGGGCGAAGCGGGCTTCAGCCGCGCGCGCTACCGAAATCTTTCGGGCGGGATCGTCGCGATCCATGCGGGCTGGCGGACCTGA
- a CDS encoding rhodanese-like domain-containing protein encodes MSEAAQDGRANGNLGYAGDLSPRDAWALLESEKDAVLVDVRSRAEWTFVGVPALGKLGKAPLFVAWQNYATAADGRAQMIPNGEFGPAVVAAVPKASPVVFLCRSGGRSRAAAIAATGLGYARAYNLAGGFEGDKDPDGHRGRLGGWKVAGLPWTQE; translated from the coding sequence ATGAGCGAAGCGGCGCAAGACGGTCGGGCGAATGGCAATCTCGGCTACGCGGGCGATTTGTCGCCGCGCGATGCGTGGGCTCTTTTGGAATCCGAAAAAGACGCGGTGCTGGTCGACGTGCGCAGCCGCGCCGAATGGACCTTCGTGGGCGTGCCGGCCCTCGGCAAGCTCGGCAAGGCGCCGTTGTTCGTGGCGTGGCAGAACTACGCGACCGCGGCGGATGGCCGCGCGCAGATGATTCCCAATGGCGAATTCGGCCCCGCCGTCGTGGCGGCCGTGCCCAAGGCCTCGCCGGTGGTGTTCCTGTGCCGCTCGGGCGGGCGCAGCCGGGCCGCCGCCATCGCGGCAACCGGGCTTGGCTATGCGCGCGCCTATAATCTCGCCGGCGGTTTCGAAGGCGATAAAGATCCGGACGGCCATCGCGGCCGCCTCGGCGGCTGGAAAGTCGCCGGTCTCCCCTGGACGCAGGAGTAA
- the ubiB gene encoding 2-polyprenylphenol 6-hydroxylase, with translation MAFRLPGRLFRLAKIARTLLAYDAFEAFGIETLSPLAARIGRRLRRSGLPPRAGQRLALALGELGPGFIKLGQVLSTRADIVGEAVASDLSELQDRLAPFPFAQARATIERELGLKLEEIYAEFDETPVAAASIAQVHFAKTPEGADVAVKVLRPGVETAFARDVDLLAWIARLVERFMPSLRRLKPQAVVETLAETVRLEMDLRLEAAAAAELAENFKGDDEFRVPSVDWTRTAKRTLCTQRIYGIPIDERDRLIEAGHDPQEIVARAARTFFRQVFRDGFFHADMHPGNIFIAEDGALVAVDFGIMGRIDAPTRILLADMLAGFLTQDYQKVAEVHFRAGFVPESQNQGAFAQAARAIAEPILGLPLEKISLARLLAQLFEVTEQFQMETQPQLLLLQKSMLVCEGVGRTLDPSINMWALARPLIEDWMTAHRGPLARGLTGANTLLARLEELPALIGNLDRAAALIADGGVRLHPDTLAAFGAGRRPSPWPWIAVGAAAMAIIILIFK, from the coding sequence ATGGCGTTCCGCCTGCCCGGCCGGCTGTTCCGGCTCGCCAAGATCGCACGCACGCTGCTCGCCTATGACGCGTTCGAAGCGTTCGGCATCGAAACCTTGTCGCCGCTCGCCGCGCGCATCGGACGGCGCTTGCGCCGCTCAGGCTTGCCGCCGCGCGCCGGCCAGCGCTTGGCGCTGGCGCTGGGCGAACTCGGCCCCGGCTTCATCAAACTGGGCCAGGTGCTGTCGACGCGCGCGGATATCGTGGGCGAAGCGGTCGCGAGCGATTTGTCCGAATTGCAGGACCGTCTCGCGCCGTTCCCCTTCGCGCAAGCGCGCGCGACGATCGAGCGCGAGCTGGGCCTGAAGCTCGAGGAAATCTACGCCGAATTCGACGAAACGCCGGTTGCGGCGGCGTCGATCGCGCAAGTCCATTTCGCGAAAACGCCGGAAGGTGCCGATGTCGCCGTCAAGGTGCTGCGCCCCGGCGTCGAGACCGCCTTCGCGCGCGACGTCGATCTGCTGGCCTGGATCGCGCGTCTGGTCGAGCGTTTCATGCCGTCCTTGCGCCGCTTGAAGCCGCAAGCGGTCGTCGAAACGCTGGCCGAGACCGTGCGGCTCGAAATGGATCTGCGGCTGGAAGCCGCCGCGGCGGCCGAGCTTGCCGAGAATTTCAAAGGCGACGACGAGTTCCGCGTGCCGAGCGTCGATTGGACGCGCACCGCCAAGCGCACCTTGTGCACGCAACGCATCTACGGCATTCCGATCGACGAACGCGACCGCTTGATCGAAGCGGGGCACGATCCGCAGGAGATCGTGGCGCGCGCCGCGCGCACCTTCTTCCGCCAAGTGTTCCGCGACGGCTTCTTCCACGCGGATATGCATCCCGGGAACATCTTCATCGCCGAGGACGGCGCGCTGGTCGCGGTCGATTTCGGCATCATGGGCCGGATCGACGCGCCCACGCGCATCCTGCTCGCCGATATGCTCGCCGGATTCCTGACCCAGGATTATCAGAAAGTCGCGGAAGTGCATTTCCGCGCGGGCTTCGTGCCCGAAAGCCAGAACCAAGGCGCCTTCGCCCAGGCCGCGCGCGCGATCGCCGAACCGATCTTGGGCCTGCCGCTCGAAAAAATCTCGCTCGCGCGGTTGCTGGCACAACTCTTCGAAGTGACCGAGCAGTTCCAGATGGAAACGCAGCCGCAATTGCTGCTGCTGCAAAAATCCATGCTGGTCTGCGAAGGTGTCGGCCGGACCCTCGACCCGTCGATCAATATGTGGGCGCTGGCGCGGCCGTTGATCGAGGATTGGATGACCGCGCATCGCGGGCCCCTCGCCCGTGGCCTCACCGGCGCCAATACGCTGCTGGCGCGCCTTGAAGAACTGCCGGCGCTGATCGGCAATCTCGATCGCGCGGCGGCGTTGATCGCCGATGGCGGTGTGCGCCTGCACCCCGATACGCTGGCCGCATTCGGTGCCGGCCGCCGCCCGTCGCCCTGGCCTTGGATCGCCGTGGGCGCCGCGGCAATGGCCATTATCATTTTGATTTTCAAATAA
- a CDS encoding Rrf2 family transcriptional regulator — MLRLTKKLLFGIEAVLDVAYNAKSRPVQASAITKRQGIPKRYLEQVLQALVRAGVLTGQRGPKGGYRLARDPESITIAEIVNIVRTIEVAPDPLTGAPASALGHRIVRPIWMDLQTELLERLGKTTLAELVARAREAGVESET; from the coding sequence ATGCTGCGCCTTACCAAGAAATTGCTTTTCGGCATCGAGGCCGTTCTCGACGTCGCCTACAACGCGAAATCGCGGCCGGTTCAGGCCTCCGCGATCACCAAGCGCCAGGGCATTCCCAAGCGCTATCTCGAACAAGTGCTGCAAGCCTTAGTGCGCGCGGGCGTGCTGACCGGCCAGCGCGGCCCCAAAGGCGGCTATCGCCTGGCGCGCGACCCGGAATCCATCACGATCGCCGAGATCGTCAATATTGTGCGCACGATCGAAGTGGCGCCCGATCCGCTGACGGGCGCGCCCGCTTCGGCGTTGGGCCATCGCATCGTGCGGCCGATCTGGATGGATTTGCAGACCGAATTGCTCGAGCGTCTGGGCAAGACGACCTTGGCCGAGCTGGTCGCGCGCGCGCGCGAAGCGGGCGTGGAAAGCGAAACGTGA
- a CDS encoding lauroyl acyltransferase: protein MRKLQHFVEAAFVLGMYRLLGLLPRNVASDLGGAFARFVGPKLGVNKRAWRNLRRFMPELGEDGIARTIVEMWDNLGRTAAEYPHLTKFTTFTPGADIELLGHEHIDAAKAAGKPIIFFAAHLANWELAGLTAARCGTPIHLVYREANNRHVETLFKRGRSAFAAGLIPKGSSGARLAMQALKEGKHLGMLLDQKMNDGISVPFFGVDAMTAPALGALALRFDCVILPARVERLGSAAKFRVTVEPPLPVPQGADKDARMMALMTLVNARMEEWIRKRPGQWLWLHRRWPDPK from the coding sequence ATGAGAAAACTGCAGCATTTCGTCGAGGCCGCCTTTGTGCTCGGCATGTATCGTTTGCTGGGCCTGCTGCCCCGGAACGTCGCTTCGGATCTGGGCGGCGCGTTCGCGCGCTTCGTCGGGCCGAAGCTCGGCGTCAACAAACGCGCGTGGCGCAATCTGCGCCGGTTCATGCCCGAATTGGGCGAGGACGGCATCGCGCGCACGATCGTGGAGATGTGGGACAATCTCGGCCGCACGGCGGCGGAGTATCCGCATCTGACCAAATTCACGACCTTCACGCCGGGGGCGGATATCGAGTTGCTCGGCCACGAGCATATCGACGCGGCGAAGGCGGCGGGCAAGCCGATCATCTTCTTCGCGGCCCATCTCGCCAATTGGGAACTCGCGGGCTTGACCGCCGCGCGCTGCGGCACGCCGATCCATCTCGTGTATCGCGAGGCGAACAACCGCCACGTCGAAACTTTGTTCAAGCGCGGGCGCAGCGCCTTCGCCGCCGGTTTGATCCCGAAGGGTTCGTCGGGTGCAAGGCTCGCCATGCAGGCCCTGAAGGAAGGCAAGCATCTGGGCATGCTGCTCGACCAGAAAATGAACGACGGCATTTCCGTGCCGTTCTTCGGCGTCGATGCGATGACGGCACCCGCCTTGGGCGCGCTGGCGTTGCGCTTCGATTGCGTGATCCTGCCCGCGCGCGTCGAACGCTTGGGCTCGGCGGCGAAATTCCGCGTGACCGTGGAGCCGCCTTTGCCCGTCCCGCAAGGGGCCGACAAGGACGCGCGAATGATGGCGTTGATGACGTTAGTCAACGCGCGGATGGAGGAATGGATCCGCAAGCGGCCCGGCCAGTGGCTGTGGTTGCACCGCCGCTGGCCGGATCCGAAATAG
- the mutM gene encoding bifunctional DNA-formamidopyrimidine glycosylase/DNA-(apurinic or apyrimidinic site) lyase, producing MPELPEVETVVRGLKPHLEGRVLAGATVRRDAIRSPIPRDFAKRVAGKRILSVERRAKYVWIRLESGDVVIVHLGMSGRLVLLPQHIPNAGPHDHVDFTLKDGPTIRFTDPRRFGVIDLLRAGELGQDRRFKDLGPEPLDDSFDAGVLAAALAGSKAPLKAALLDQRNVAGLGNIYVCEALFRCGLSPKRKAGTVKRDKMEALCASIKETLSDAIKAGGSSARDYVQASGELGWFQHRWRVYDREGVECVSCATKVKRIVQSGRSTFYCPICQR from the coding sequence ATGCCCGAATTGCCCGAAGTCGAAACCGTCGTCCGCGGCTTGAAGCCGCATCTGGAAGGCCGCGTACTCGCCGGCGCGACCGTTCGTCGCGATGCGATCCGTTCGCCCATTCCGCGCGATTTCGCCAAGCGGGTGGCCGGAAAGCGCATCCTGTCCGTCGAAAGACGGGCCAAATATGTGTGGATCCGGCTGGAAAGCGGTGACGTGGTGATCGTGCATCTGGGCATGTCGGGGCGCTTGGTCCTGTTGCCCCAGCACATCCCCAATGCCGGGCCGCATGATCACGTCGATTTCACGCTGAAGGACGGGCCGACGATCCGCTTCACCGATCCGCGCCGCTTCGGCGTGATCGATCTGCTGCGCGCCGGCGAACTTGGCCAAGACCGGCGATTCAAGGATTTGGGGCCCGAACCGCTCGACGATTCGTTCGATGCTGGCGTGCTGGCGGCGGCCTTGGCGGGATCGAAGGCGCCGTTGAAGGCCGCGCTGCTCGATCAGCGCAATGTCGCGGGCCTCGGCAATATTTACGTGTGCGAGGCTTTGTTCCGCTGCGGCCTGTCGCCCAAGCGCAAGGCCGGCACGGTCAAGCGCGACAAGATGGAAGCGCTGTGCGCGTCGATCAAGGAAACGCTGTCGGACGCGATCAAGGCGGGCGGCTCGTCGGCGCGCGATTACGTGCAAGCCTCTGGCGAACTTGGCTGGTTCCAGCATCGCTGGCGCGTCTACGACCGCGAAGGCGTCGAATGCGTTTCATGCGCGACCAAAGTCAAGCGCATCGTGCAATCGGGCCGCTCCACTTTCTATTGTCCGATCTGCCAGCGCTGA
- the dut gene encoding dUTP diphosphatase → MTDSITVDIIRLPHAEGLDLPAYATEGSAGLDLLAAIDVPVEVKPGERALIPTGLAMALPEGCEAQVRPRSGLALKHGLTVLNSPGTIDADYRGEVKVILVNLGQESVRLERGMRIAQMVLARYVRATLAERPSLPPTGRSGGGFGSTGR, encoded by the coding sequence ATGACCGATAGCATCACCGTCGATATCATCCGCCTGCCGCACGCCGAAGGACTCGATCTTCCCGCCTACGCGACCGAAGGCTCGGCCGGGCTCGATCTGCTCGCCGCGATCGACGTCCCCGTCGAAGTGAAGCCGGGCGAACGCGCGCTGATCCCGACCGGTCTTGCGATGGCGCTGCCCGAAGGCTGCGAGGCGCAAGTGCGTCCGCGCTCGGGCCTCGCGCTCAAACACGGGCTGACCGTGCTCAACAGCCCCGGCACGATCGACGCCGATTATCGCGGCGAAGTGAAGGTCATCCTCGTCAATCTCGGGCAGGAATCCGTGCGCCTGGAACGCGGCATGCGGATCGCCCAAATGGTTCTGGCGCGTTACGTGCGCGCCACCCTCGCCGAACGCCCGTCCTTGCCGCCGACCGGGCGCTCGGGCGGCGGCTTCGGCTCCACCGGCAGATAG
- the rpsT gene encoding 30S ribosomal protein S20, which produces MANTSSAKKAARQTLRRTEVNRTRVTRIRTAIKKVEDAIKTGDKKVAAEALRDAQPIIARGAKTGTLHKNTASRKVSRLAQRIKKIGA; this is translated from the coding sequence ATGGCGAACACCTCCTCCGCGAAAAAGGCCGCGCGTCAGACGCTGCGCCGCACCGAAGTCAACCGTACGCGCGTGACCCGTATCCGCACCGCGATCAAGAAGGTCGAAGACGCGATCAAGACCGGCGACAAGAAGGTCGCGGCCGAAGCGTTGCGCGACGCGCAACCGATCATCGCGCGTGGTGCGAAGACGGGCACGCTGCACAAGAACACGGCGTCGCGCAAAGTGTCGCGCCTCGCCCAGCGCATCAAAAAAATCGGCGCTTAA
- a CDS encoding peptidylprolyl isomerase, with translation MRLIRIFAAAILFAFAAVTAQAQAPADRENLLYIELDYGRVVIQLRPDIAPRHVTRIKELAREGFYDGVVFHRVIEGFMAQTGDPTGTGRGGSQKPDLPAEFSRLPFERGTVGAARAQSPNSANSQFFIMFRRGASLDGQYTVWGQVLSGMEYVDRIRRGEPPRNPDRMRSVRVAADVKE, from the coding sequence ATGCGCCTAATTCGAATTTTCGCCGCGGCGATTCTGTTCGCCTTCGCCGCCGTAACGGCGCAAGCCCAAGCCCCGGCCGATCGCGAGAACCTGCTTTATATCGAGCTCGATTACGGCCGCGTCGTGATCCAGCTGCGCCCGGATATCGCGCCCCGCCACGTGACGCGCATCAAGGAATTGGCGCGCGAAGGTTTCTACGACGGCGTCGTGTTCCATCGCGTGATCGAAGGCTTCATGGCGCAGACCGGCGACCCCACCGGCACGGGACGCGGCGGTTCGCAGAAGCCCGATCTTCCCGCCGAGTTCAGCCGCCTGCCCTTCGAGCGCGGCACCGTGGGGGCCGCGCGCGCGCAAAGCCCCAATTCGGCGAACAGCCAGTTCTTCATCATGTTCCGGCGCGGCGCCAGCCTGGACGGGCAATACACCGTCTGGGGCCAAGTGCTGTCGGGCATGGAATACGTGGACCGCATCCGCCGCGGCGAACCGCCGCGCAACCCCGACCGCATGCGCAGCGTGCGTGTCGCCGCCGACGTGAAGGAATAA